From one Pempheris klunzingeri isolate RE-2024b chromosome 9, fPemKlu1.hap1, whole genome shotgun sequence genomic stretch:
- the pcdh10b gene encoding protocadherin-10b yields the protein MIVLLIVVCITDGVLSQIRYSVPEEADHGTLVGNIAEDLGLDLTKLASRRFQVVPSSRTPYLEVNLENGVLFVNEKIDREQICKQSASCQLNMEVFLENPLELFRVEIEVVDINDNPPSFPETDITVEISESATPGTRFPLESAFDPDVGSNALRTYDITTNNYFYLDVQTQTDGNKFAELVLEKPLDREQQAAHRYVLTAVDGGQPPRTGTALLVVKVLDSNDNVPVFDQPVYTISFSENAPVGTLVIQLNATDMDEGVNGEIVYSFSNHISSRVKDLFSIDPRTGRIEVRGEVDFEESSLHQIFVQAKDLGPNAVPAHCKVLVKITDVNDNAPEITFSTVTESVNEKAAPGTVIALLSVTDRDAEENGQIHVEILGDVPFKLKSSFRNYFTIVTDGPLNREQADSYSVTVVARDKGTPSLATSKSIRVQVSDENDNAPTFTQPMYDVYVTENNVPGAYIHAVTALDPDIGQNALISYSILECDIQGMSVKTYVSINEETGYLYALRSFDYEQLKDFTFMVQASDAGTPELSSNATVRVIVVDQNDNAPLVLAPLGKNGTAKEPLPRSAEPGYLVTRIVAMDADDGENARLSYSIQRGNENGMFRMDWRTGELRTARRVSVKRDPHQLYDLLIEVRDHGQPPLSSSASVLVMLVDSVAEGRGRGDQGGAAKAKEGTLDLTLILIIALGSVSFIFLLVMIVLAVRCQKDKKLNIYTCLTSECCLGCSSCCSRQGRARKKKLSKSDIMLVQSAGNVSGAGTAQVPVEESGSFGSHHQNQNYCYQVCLTPESAKTDLMFLKPCSPSRSTDTDHNPCGAIVTGYTDQQPDIISNGSILSNEPKHQRAELSYLIDRPRRVNSSAFQEADLVSSKDSGHGDSEQGDSDHDATNRGHSSGTDLFSNCTDECKALGHSDRCWMPSFVPSDGRQGPDYRSNLHVPGMDSVPDTERGKGFASSFRVDIPETA from the exons ATGATTGTGCTTTTGATTGTCGTGTGCATCACGGATGGAGTGCTCTCTCAGATACGCTACTCTGTGCCGGAGGAGGCGGACCATGGCACTTTAGTGGGGAATATCGCCGAGGACCTGGGACTGGACCTTACCAAACTGGCCTCCCGTCGCTTTCAGGTGGTGCCCAGCTCTCGGACACCGTATCTGGAGGTGAACCTGGAGAACGGCGTCTTGTTCGTTAACGAAAAAATCGACCGGGAGCAGATCTGCAAGCAGAGCGCCAGCTGCCAGCTCAACATGGAGGTGTTCTTGGAGAACCCGCTGGAGCTGTTTCGGGTCGAAATCGAGGTGGTGGACATTAACGACAATCCGCCCAGCTTCCCGGAGACGGACATCACGGTGGAGATCTCCGAAAGCGCCACTCCGGGCACCCGTTTCCCACTGGAGAGCGCGTTCGACCCGGACGTGGGCTCGAACGCTTTACGCACGTATGATATCACCACCAACAACTACTTTTACCTGGACGTGCAGACCCAAACGGACGGGAACAAGTTCGCGGAGCTGGTCCTGGAGAAGCCACTCGACCGGGAGCAGCAGGCGGCGCACCGGTACGTGCTGACCGCGGTGGACGGCGGTCAGCCCCCCCGGACTGGAACCGCGTTGCTGGTCGTCAAAGTGCTGGACTCTAACGATAACGTGCCGGTGTTTGACCAGCCCGTTTACACGATAAGCTTCTCGGAGAACGCCCCGGTGGGCACGCTGGTCATTCAGCTGAACGCCACCGACATGGACGAGGGGGTAAACGGGGAGATCGTGTACTCCTTCAGCAACCACATCTCCAGCCGCGTAAAAGACCTGTTCAGCATAGACCCGCGCACGGGGCGCATCGAGGTGCGCGGAGAGGTGGATTTCGAGGAGAGCAGCCTCCATCAGATCTTCGTCCAGGCCAAGGATCTGGGACCAAACGCCGTTCCCGCGCACTGCAAAGTGCTGGTCAAAATCACCGACGTGAACGACAACGCGCCGGAGATCACCTTCAGCACCGTCACCGAGTCGGTAAACGAAAAGGCGGCTCCCGGTACCGTCATCGCACTTCTGAGCGTGACGGACCGTGACGCAGAGGAGAACGGGCAGATCCACGTGGAAATCCTCGGCGACGTCCCTTTCAAGTTAAAATCTTCTTTTAGGAATTATTTCACCATAGTGACCGACGGGCCGCTGAACAGGGAGCAGGCGGACTCGTACTCCGTCACGGTGGTCGCGCGGGATAAGGGGACTCCTTCGCTCGCCACCAGTAAGTCCATCCGAGTCCAGGTGTCGGATGAGAACGACAACGCGCCCACGTTTACGCAGCCCATGTATGATGTGTATGTCACAGAGAATAACGTGCCGGGGGCGTACATCCACGCGGTGACGGCTCTGGACCCGGACATCGGTCAGAACGCTCTCATCAGCTACTCCATATTAGAGTGTGACATTCAGGGCATGTCAGTCAAAACCTATGTGTCCATCAACGAGGAGACGGGCTACCTGTACGCACTCAGGTCGTTTGATTACGAGCAGCTGAAGGATTTCACGTTCATGGTCCAGGCCAGTGACGCGGGCACTCCGGAGCTATCCTCCAACGCCACAGTCAGAGTCATTGTTGTGGATCAGAATGACAATGCCCCCCTGGTGCTGGCTCCCCTGGGGAAGAACGGCACAGCCAAAGAGCCCCTGCCCCGCTCAGCCGAGCCGGGCTACCTGGTGACCCGTATCGTGGCTATGGACGCTGACGACGGCGAGAACGCGCGGCTGTCCTACAGCATCCAGAGAGGAAACGAGAACGGCATGTTCAGGATGGACTGGAGGACGGGTGAGCTCCGGACGGCGAGGCGGGTGTCGGTCAAGCGAGACCCCCACCAGCTGTATGACCTGCTGATCGAGGTGAGAGACCACGGCCAGCCGCCTCTGTCCTCCAGCGCCAGCgtgctggtgatgctggtggaCAGCGTGGCTGAGGGCCGCGGCAGAGGCGACCAGGGGGGCGCTGCCAAGGCCAAAGAAGGCACCCTGGACCTcaccctcatcctcatcatcgcCCTGGGCTCTGtctccttcatcttcctcctggTCATGATCGTGCTGGCCGTGCGCTGCCAGAAGGACAAGAAGCTCAATATTTACACCTGCCTGACCAGCGAGTGCTGCCTGGgctgcagctcctgctgctcACGGCAGGGAAGGGCCCGCAAGAAAAAGCTCAGCAAGTCGGATATCATGCTGGTGCAAAGCGCTGGTAACGTTAGTGGGGCCGGTACGGCTCAGGTCCCCGTGGAGGAGTCAGGGAGCTTCGGCTCCCACCACCAAAACCAGAACTATTGCTACCAGGTATGTCTGACTCCAGAGTCTGCCAAAACTGACCTCATGTTCCTAAAGCCGTGTAGTCCGTCTAGGAGCACAGACACCGATCACAACCCGTGCGGGGCCATAGTGACAGGGTACACAGACCAGCAGCCTGACATCATATCAAATGGCAGCATTTTATCAAACGAG CCCAAACATCAGCGAGCTGAACTTAGCTACCTGATTGACAGGCCGAGACGTGTTAACAG TTCGGCGTTCCAGGAGGCAGACCTGGTCAGCTCCAAAGACAGTGGCCATGGAGACAGCGAGCAGGGAGACAGTGACCACGACGCCACCAACAGAGGCCATTCTTCTG